A single genomic interval of Capsicum annuum cultivar UCD-10X-F1 unplaced genomic scaffold, UCD10Xv1.1 ctg36579, whole genome shotgun sequence harbors:
- the LOC124891520 gene encoding keratin-associated protein 6-2-like: SHDDDEHKSGYGSSYGGKNSTHDSDVYGSGGYGTKIVTGHAKKSKYKDKSSSYGSGYGNDSDGRGTKIVSGHAKKSGYEDKSLGYGSGYGNESGGYGTKIVSYYGSGLRNDSGGYRTKTVPDYESGRYETKNVSSYAKKSEYADNSSGYGFGYGNNSSGYGTKTVSDYGSGYGNDSGGHGTKIVFGHAKKSEYGDKNLGYGSGYKNDSGGHGTKTVSDNAKKSGYEDKSLLRK; this comes from the exons AGCCACGACGACGATGAGCACAAATCCGGATATGGATCTAGTTATGG CGGAAAAAATAGTACTCATGACTCTGATGTGTACGGGTCCGGTGGATATGGGACCAAAATCGTAACTGGTCATGCAAAGAAAAGCAAATACAAGGATAAGAGTTCAAGTTACGGGTCTGGTTACGGAAATGACTCTGATGGACGTGGGACCAAAATCGTATCCGGTCATGCAAAGAAAAGTGGATATGAGGATAAGAGTTTAGGTTATGGGTCTGGTTATGGAAATGAATCTGGTGGATATGGGACAAAAATCGTATCATATTATGGGTCTGGTTTAAGAAATGACTCTGGTGGATACAGGACTAAAACTGTACCAGATTATGAGTCTGGTAGATATGAGACCAAAAATGTTTCCAGTTATGCAAAGAAAAGTGAATATGCGGATAATAGTTCGGGTTATGGGTTTGGTTACGGAAATAACTCTAGTGGATATGGAACTAAAACTGTATCGGATTATGGGTCTGGTTACGGAAATGACTCTGGTGGACATGGAACCAAAATAGTATTCGGTCATGCAAAGAAAAGTGAATACGGGGATAAGAATTTGGGTTACGGGTCTGGTTATAAAAATGACTCTGGTGGACATGGGACCAAAACCGTATCCGATAATGCAAAGAAAAGTGGATATGAGGATAAGAGTTTGTTACGAAAATGA